From Streptosporangium album, the proteins below share one genomic window:
- a CDS encoding DHA2 family efflux MFS transporter permease subunit, translated as MAEAKTVAAAPPPEPDTSPRQGHPWLTLLSVSLGVIMVMLDGTVVGIANPVIAQDLKASLADLQWVTSGYLLALAVFLITAGKLGDLFGHKKIFLIGVAGFALTSLAIGLSSSIGMLIGLRVLQGLFGALLQPAALALLRVAFPGERLKMAMGAWGGIIGLSSAAGPIVGGLLVEHVSWQSVFFINVPVGIVAMAMGLWVLTESRARALSKVDWLGVVLLSGAMFSLVWAIIKAPEWGWGDSATIGFLIATVVLGAVFVWWQGRAAEPLLPLSLFSNPSVSIGTGLMMLVAFSMFGAMFFLTFFFQGVHGLSPLESGLRMLPMSAGMIVASPLAAVLLGKFGTKITITGGMLVTAVAMFLMSQLSIDAAFIDSAIPFVLLAFGLSPVFVGATEIIVGNAPEDLSGVAGGVQQSAMQVGGALGTAILGAIVSARVADVYAGHWTQAKLPPLPPEQVAGLKELATFGGAPNAQMMPGVPEQVVQAIAGVSHLSFLDGMHLGFTVSTGVAILAAVLALFVKAGRKSEDAPIHMG; from the coding sequence ATGGCAGAGGCCAAGACGGTGGCCGCCGCGCCACCGCCAGAACCTGACACGTCGCCGAGGCAGGGGCACCCGTGGCTCACGCTTCTCTCTGTGTCGCTTGGCGTGATCATGGTGATGCTCGACGGCACGGTCGTCGGCATCGCCAACCCGGTGATCGCCCAAGACCTCAAGGCGTCTCTGGCCGACCTCCAGTGGGTGACCAGCGGCTACCTGCTCGCGCTCGCCGTCTTCCTGATCACCGCGGGCAAGCTCGGTGACCTGTTCGGACACAAGAAGATCTTCTTGATCGGGGTCGCCGGTTTCGCGCTCACCTCGCTCGCGATCGGCCTCAGCTCCTCGATCGGCATGCTGATCGGCCTGCGCGTGCTCCAGGGCCTGTTCGGCGCGCTGCTCCAGCCCGCCGCCCTCGCACTGCTGCGGGTGGCCTTCCCCGGTGAGCGGCTGAAGATGGCGATGGGCGCCTGGGGTGGGATCATCGGCCTGTCCAGCGCCGCCGGTCCGATCGTCGGCGGCCTGCTCGTGGAGCACGTGAGCTGGCAGTCGGTCTTCTTCATCAACGTCCCCGTGGGCATCGTGGCCATGGCCATGGGCCTGTGGGTGCTCACCGAGAGCAGGGCGCGGGCCCTGTCGAAGGTCGACTGGCTGGGCGTCGTGCTGCTGTCGGGGGCGATGTTCTCCCTGGTCTGGGCGATCATCAAGGCTCCCGAGTGGGGCTGGGGCGACTCGGCGACCATCGGCTTCCTGATCGCGACCGTGGTGCTGGGGGCCGTGTTCGTGTGGTGGCAGGGCCGTGCGGCCGAGCCGCTCCTGCCGCTCAGCCTCTTCAGCAACCCCTCGGTCTCCATCGGCACCGGCCTCATGATGCTCGTCGCGTTCTCCATGTTCGGCGCGATGTTCTTCCTGACGTTCTTCTTCCAGGGCGTCCACGGGCTCTCGCCCCTGGAGTCCGGCCTCCGGATGCTGCCGATGAGCGCGGGCATGATCGTCGCCTCCCCGCTGGCCGCCGTGCTCCTCGGGAAGTTCGGCACCAAGATCACGATCACGGGCGGCATGCTGGTCACCGCCGTGGCGATGTTCCTGATGTCCCAGCTCAGCATCGACGCCGCGTTCATCGACAGTGCGATCCCCTTCGTCCTGCTCGCCTTCGGACTCTCGCCGGTCTTCGTCGGCGCCACCGAGATCATCGTCGGCAACGCGCCCGAGGACCTGAGCGGCGTCGCGGGCGGCGTCCAGCAGTCGGCCATGCAGGTCGGCGGCGCGCTCGGCACGGCGATCCTCGGCGCGATCGTGTCGGCGAGGGTGGCGGACGTCTACGCCGGCCACTGGACGCAGGCCAAGCTCCCGCCGCTGCCGCCGGAGCAGGTCGCCGGGCTGAAGGAGCTGGCGACCTTCGGCGGGGCGCCCAACGCCCAGATGATGCCCGGCGTGCCCGAGCAGGTCGTCCAGGCCATCGCCGGCGTGTCGCACCTGTCGTTCCTCGACGGCATGCACCTCGGCTTCACGGTGAGCACCGGGGTCGCGATCCTCGCGGCCGTGCTCGCGCTGTTCGTCAAGGCGGGCCGCAAGTCCGAGGACGCCCCCATCCACATGGGCTGA
- a CDS encoding DUF4230 domain-containing protein codes for MKAPQEAPPEAPSAPRRRRWRFLAGLLVVVILLIVGVRLTWSWLDPFGETTVDRSQPVLLQSIHNLSRFEAATGNFQVVVDLEKDAAFLPDAVKGSRTLFVGAGGVDAYVDFGGLATGALAISPDRKEVTVKLPRAQLEKPNLDNKRSYVYAQQRGLFDRVEDFLSSSPADQQELYVLAEKKIAEAAQASDLRNRADQNTKAMLQGMLGTLGFEKVTVTFADGP; via the coding sequence GTGAAAGCCCCCCAAGAAGCACCGCCCGAGGCCCCCTCGGCGCCTCGCCGGCGCCGCTGGCGCTTCCTCGCCGGGCTGCTCGTCGTCGTGATCCTTCTCATCGTGGGCGTCCGCCTGACCTGGTCGTGGCTGGACCCGTTCGGCGAGACCACGGTCGACCGCAGCCAGCCCGTGCTGCTGCAGTCCATCCACAACCTCAGCCGTTTCGAGGCGGCCACCGGCAACTTCCAGGTCGTCGTGGACCTGGAGAAGGACGCCGCCTTCCTGCCCGACGCGGTCAAGGGCAGCCGGACGCTGTTCGTCGGCGCGGGCGGCGTCGACGCCTACGTCGACTTCGGCGGCCTCGCCACCGGCGCGCTGGCCATCTCGCCGGACCGCAAGGAGGTCACGGTGAAGCTGCCGCGCGCCCAGCTCGAAAAGCCCAACCTCGACAACAAGCGCTCCTACGTCTACGCCCAGCAGCGCGGGTTGTTCGACCGGGTCGAGGACTTCCTGTCCTCCTCCCCCGCCGACCAGCAGGAGCTCTACGTGCTGGCCGAGAAGAAGATCGCCGAGGCCGCGCAGGCCAGTGACCTGCGCAACCGGGCCGACCAGAACACCAAGGCCATGCTGCAGGGCATGCTGGGCACCCTGGGTTTCGAGAAGGTCACCGTCACCTTCGCCGACGGGCCCTGA
- a CDS encoding YqgE/AlgH family protein produces MAEAIHVGGLLVATPQLDDPNFRRSVVLILEYDLDGGTLGVVLNRPSDISVTQVLPTWDSMVTGPSVLFQGGPVQTDSALALAAVPSGQEPLGWRRLHAGTAAVSRLGTVDLDAPPEILAGEIAQMRIFAGYAGWTAGQLETEIGEGAWYVVDSEPGDTFHHDPGSLWRAVLRRQRGELAYVATCPDDPSMN; encoded by the coding sequence ATGGCGGAGGCGATCCACGTCGGTGGGCTGCTGGTGGCGACACCGCAGCTCGACGATCCCAACTTCCGGCGCAGCGTGGTCCTGATCCTGGAATACGATCTCGACGGCGGCACTCTGGGCGTGGTGCTCAACCGGCCCAGCGACATCTCGGTGACGCAGGTGCTGCCCACCTGGGACTCCATGGTGACCGGCCCGTCCGTGCTGTTCCAGGGCGGCCCCGTGCAGACCGACAGCGCCCTGGCCCTGGCCGCGGTCCCGAGCGGTCAGGAGCCCCTCGGCTGGCGGAGGCTGCACGCGGGCACCGCTGCGGTGTCGCGGCTCGGCACCGTCGACCTCGACGCCCCACCGGAGATCCTCGCGGGGGAGATCGCCCAGATGCGGATCTTCGCCGGGTATGCCGGGTGGACCGCCGGCCAGCTGGAAACCGAGATCGGCGAAGGCGCCTGGTACGTCGTGGACTCCGAGCCCGGTGACACCTTCCACCATGACCCCGGCTCGCTGTGGCGCGCGGTGCTCCGCCGGCAGCGGGGCGAGCTCGCCTACGTGGCGACCTGTCCCGACGATCCCTCGATGAACTAG
- a CDS encoding acyl-CoA mutase large subunit family protein yields the protein MNAEEIEAGRARWQARFDGAAKRESEFRTLSGLDVEPVYGPSGDDPRMEGIGWPGEYPFTRGLHPTGYRGKAWTIRQFAGFGNARQTNERYKMILGAGGGGLSVAFDMPTLMGRDSDDPRSLGEVGHCGVAIDSALDMDLLFDGIPLGDITTSMTISGPAVPIFCMYVVAAERQGVPVGKLNGTLQTDIFKEYIAQKEWLFAPEPHLRLIGDLMEFCAADVPAYKPLSVSGYHIREAGSTAAQELAFTLADGFGYVELGLSRGLDIDVFAPGLSFFFDAHIDFFEEIAKFRAARRIWARWLRDVYGARTDKAQWLRFHTQTAGVSLTAQQPYNNVVRTAVEALAAVLGGTNSLHTNALDEVLALPSEKAAEIALRTQQVIMEETEVVNVADPLGGSWYVEALTDRLEAEAEAIFAKIRDMGHDGSMTSGILRGIEDGWFMSEIAEAAFDYQRKLEKGDKRIVGVNCHTASIDEPLEILRVSHEVEREQNRVLAARRADRDQGAVDAALAAMRQIARGEGNLIPPMLDAARAEATLGEICDALRDEWGVYTEPARF from the coding sequence ATGAACGCCGAGGAGATCGAGGCGGGGCGAGCGCGCTGGCAGGCGCGGTTCGACGGAGCGGCCAAGAGGGAGTCCGAGTTCCGGACGCTCTCCGGCCTCGACGTGGAGCCGGTCTACGGGCCGAGCGGGGACGACCCGCGTATGGAGGGCATCGGCTGGCCGGGGGAGTATCCCTTCACCCGGGGCCTGCACCCCACCGGCTACCGGGGCAAGGCGTGGACCATCCGGCAGTTCGCCGGTTTCGGCAACGCCCGGCAGACCAACGAGCGCTACAAGATGATCCTCGGCGCGGGCGGCGGCGGGCTGAGCGTGGCTTTCGACATGCCCACGCTGATGGGCCGCGACTCCGACGACCCGCGCTCGCTCGGCGAGGTGGGCCACTGCGGCGTGGCGATCGACTCCGCGCTGGACATGGACCTGCTCTTCGACGGCATCCCGCTCGGCGACATCACCACCTCGATGACGATCAGCGGCCCGGCCGTCCCGATCTTCTGCATGTACGTCGTCGCCGCCGAGCGCCAGGGGGTGCCGGTCGGCAAGCTCAACGGGACGCTCCAGACCGACATCTTCAAGGAGTACATCGCGCAGAAGGAGTGGCTGTTCGCCCCCGAGCCGCACCTGCGGCTGATCGGTGACCTGATGGAGTTCTGCGCCGCCGACGTCCCGGCCTACAAGCCGCTCAGCGTCTCCGGCTACCACATCCGCGAAGCCGGCTCCACGGCCGCCCAGGAGCTGGCCTTCACCCTGGCCGACGGGTTCGGCTACGTGGAGCTCGGCCTGTCGCGTGGGCTGGACATCGACGTCTTCGCCCCCGGCCTGTCGTTCTTCTTCGACGCCCACATCGACTTCTTCGAGGAGATCGCCAAGTTCCGGGCCGCACGCCGGATCTGGGCGCGATGGCTGCGCGACGTCTACGGGGCCAGAACCGACAAGGCCCAGTGGCTGCGTTTCCACACCCAGACGGCGGGCGTCTCGCTGACCGCGCAGCAGCCGTACAACAACGTGGTGCGCACCGCGGTCGAGGCGCTCGCGGCCGTGCTGGGCGGCACCAACTCACTGCACACCAACGCCCTGGACGAGGTCCTGGCCCTGCCCTCGGAGAAGGCCGCCGAGATCGCGCTGCGCACCCAGCAGGTGATCATGGAGGAGACCGAGGTGGTCAACGTGGCCGACCCGCTCGGCGGATCCTGGTACGTCGAGGCGCTGACCGACCGGCTCGAGGCGGAGGCGGAGGCGATCTTCGCGAAGATCCGGGACATGGGCCATGACGGGTCGATGACCTCGGGGATCCTGCGCGGCATCGAGGACGGCTGGTTCATGTCCGAGATCGCCGAGGCCGCCTTCGACTACCAGCGCAAGCTGGAGAAGGGGGACAAGCGGATCGTCGGGGTCAACTGCCACACGGCCTCCATCGACGAGCCGCTGGAGATCCTGCGCGTCAGTCACGAGGTCGAGCGCGAGCAGAACCGCGTCCTCGCCGCCCGCCGGGCCGATCGCGACCAGGGGGCCGTGGACGCCGCACTGGCCGCGATGAGGCAGATCGCCAGGGGCGAGGGCAACCTGATCCCGCCCATGCTCGACGCGGCGCGCGCCGAGGCGACGCTGGGCGAGATCTGCGACGCGCTCCGCGACGAATGGGGCGTCTACACCGAGCCCGCCCGCTTCTAG
- a CDS encoding cytidylate kinase-like family protein: MRVVTISATYGTAGSVIGPAVAGCLGVPFMDRAIPCAVADELGCTLEEALAHDDRAQRGLGRFLAEAMRLPTVTFGGMDMYLPGNMPLPAEDFVTHTERVIRQTARGQGGVILGRAGALVLADHPGALHVRLDGSPKRRMIQTATLTGVTERQARRLVEDNDRARAAYVRHFYRADPASPLLYHLVIDSTSIPIDTCVELIVTASTALS; the protein is encoded by the coding sequence ATGCGGGTTGTCACCATCTCCGCGACGTACGGCACCGCCGGCAGCGTGATCGGGCCGGCGGTGGCCGGGTGCCTGGGCGTGCCCTTCATGGACCGGGCGATCCCCTGCGCGGTGGCCGACGAGCTCGGCTGCACCCTGGAGGAGGCCCTCGCCCACGACGACCGGGCCCAGCGCGGGCTCGGCCGGTTCCTGGCGGAGGCCATGCGGCTCCCCACGGTCACTTTCGGCGGGATGGACATGTATCTGCCGGGAAACATGCCGTTACCCGCCGAGGACTTCGTCACCCACACCGAAAGAGTGATCAGGCAGACCGCACGGGGCCAGGGCGGGGTGATCCTCGGCAGGGCGGGGGCGCTGGTCCTGGCCGACCATCCCGGCGCGCTGCACGTGCGGCTGGACGGGTCCCCGAAACGCCGGATGATCCAGACGGCGACCCTGACCGGGGTGACCGAGCGTCAGGCGCGCAGGCTCGTGGAGGACAACGACCGGGCACGGGCCGCCTACGTCCGTCATTTCTACCGCGCCGACCCGGCCTCTCCACTTCTTTACCATCTGGTAATCGACAGTACGAGCATCCCGATCGACACGTGTGTGGAGCTGATTGTGACCGCATCGACAGCGTTGAGCTGA
- a CDS encoding MarR family winged helix-turn-helix transcriptional regulator yields MRPRYRSPVATGQLNLPFDPIERAAETWRVHFGPSSAMAAVTSIMRAHQILLSQLDTLLKPHDLTFARYEALVLLTFSKSGALPLSRIGERLMVHPTSVTNTVDRLERAGLVRRMRNPRDGRGVLAEITEEGRGVVDRATADLMGADFAMTMYGEAEREQMFGLLRTLRVAAGDFEG; encoded by the coding sequence ATGAGGCCGCGCTACCGTAGCCCTGTGGCTACAGGTCAGCTGAATTTGCCGTTCGACCCCATCGAGCGCGCCGCGGAGACGTGGCGCGTTCACTTCGGGCCGTCCTCGGCCATGGCCGCCGTCACGTCGATCATGAGAGCGCACCAGATCCTGCTCTCGCAACTGGACACGCTACTTAAACCACATGACTTGACCTTTGCCCGGTACGAGGCGCTGGTTTTGCTGACCTTCAGCAAGTCGGGGGCATTGCCGCTGTCCAGGATCGGGGAGCGCCTGATGGTGCACCCCACGAGCGTGACGAACACCGTCGACCGGCTGGAGCGGGCCGGGCTGGTCCGCCGCATGCGCAACCCCCGGGACGGGCGCGGGGTGCTGGCGGAGATCACCGAGGAGGGCCGCGGGGTCGTGGACCGCGCGACCGCCGACCTGATGGGCGCCGATTTCGCCATGACCATGTACGGCGAGGCCGAGCGGGAGCAGATGTTCGGCCTGCTCCGCACCCTGCGTGTGGCGGCGGGGGACTTCGAGGGCTGA
- a CDS encoding NAD-dependent malic enzyme, with the protein MATVPSVSYSITVRLEVPAGGKAVSQLTHAVESAGGVVTALDVTTAGHETLRIDVTCAARDTDHAQAIVDKLDAVEGVVIHKVSDRTFLMHLGGKIEMRSKVPLRNRDELSMAYTPGVARVSMAIARNPEDARRLTIKRNSVAVVTDGSAVLGLGNIGPAAALPVMEGKAALFKRFADIDAWPICLDTQDVDEIVRTVQIIAPGFGGINLEDISAPRCFEVERRLRELLDIPVFHDDQHGTAICVLAALTNALRVVGKELGEVRITLAGAGAAGTAVLRLLLAAGARNVIVCDYLGAVHGGREDLDDSLRWIADHTNADGYAGDLRGAVKDADVFIGVSAPGILNGDDIATMADKAVVFALANPEPEVSPDDAREHAAVVATGRSDYPNQINNVLAFPGVFRGLLDAQANVVSQEMLLAAARALAAVVTDEELGPNYIIPSVFHADVAGAVAAAVRESAGGRVRSGMTEA; encoded by the coding sequence GTGGCCACCGTGCCGAGTGTGTCGTACTCCATCACCGTGCGCCTGGAGGTGCCGGCGGGTGGCAAGGCCGTCAGCCAGCTCACCCACGCCGTCGAATCAGCGGGGGGCGTGGTCACCGCGCTCGACGTGACCACCGCCGGACACGAGACCCTGCGCATCGACGTGACCTGCGCCGCGCGTGACACCGACCACGCCCAGGCGATCGTCGACAAGCTCGACGCCGTCGAGGGCGTCGTCATCCACAAGGTCTCCGACCGCACCTTCCTCATGCATCTCGGCGGGAAGATCGAGATGCGGTCGAAGGTCCCGCTACGCAACCGTGACGAGCTCTCCATGGCCTACACGCCCGGCGTCGCCCGGGTCTCCATGGCCATCGCCCGCAACCCCGAGGACGCCCGGCGCCTGACCATCAAGCGCAACAGCGTCGCCGTGGTCACCGACGGTTCGGCCGTGCTGGGCCTGGGCAACATCGGACCGGCCGCCGCGCTACCCGTGATGGAGGGCAAGGCCGCGCTGTTCAAGCGGTTCGCCGACATCGACGCCTGGCCGATCTGCCTGGACACCCAGGACGTCGACGAGATCGTCCGCACCGTCCAGATCATCGCCCCCGGTTTCGGCGGCATCAACCTTGAGGACATCTCGGCGCCGCGCTGCTTCGAGGTGGAGCGACGGCTGCGCGAGCTGCTGGACATCCCGGTCTTCCACGACGACCAGCACGGCACCGCGATCTGCGTGCTCGCCGCGCTCACCAACGCGCTGCGTGTGGTCGGCAAGGAGCTGGGCGAGGTCCGCATCACCCTCGCGGGCGCGGGTGCCGCCGGCACGGCGGTGCTGCGCCTGCTGCTCGCGGCCGGTGCGCGCAACGTCATCGTCTGCGACTACCTGGGCGCGGTGCACGGTGGGCGTGAGGACCTGGACGACTCGCTCCGGTGGATCGCCGACCACACCAACGCCGACGGCTACGCAGGCGACCTGCGCGGTGCGGTCAAGGACGCCGACGTGTTCATCGGTGTCTCCGCCCCGGGCATCCTCAACGGTGACGACATCGCCACGATGGCCGACAAGGCGGTGGTCTTCGCGCTGGCCAACCCCGAGCCCGAGGTCTCCCCGGACGACGCCCGTGAGCACGCCGCCGTGGTCGCCACCGGCCGTTCGGACTACCCGAACCAGATCAACAACGTGCTCGCCTTCCCCGGCGTCTTCCGCGGCCTGCTCGACGCCCAGGCCAACGTGGTCAGCCAGGAGATGCTGCTGGCGGCGGCCAGAGCACTGGCCGCCGTGGTCACCGACGAGGAGCTCGGCCCCAACTACATCATCCCGAGCGTCTTCCACGCCGACGTCGCGGGCGCCGTCGCGGCGGCCGTGCGCGAGTCGGCCGGCGGCCGGGTCCGCAGCGGTATGACCGAGGCCTGA
- a CDS encoding TetR family transcriptional regulator, producing MGGTGLRERKKQKTRLALVDAALAMFAEQGYETTTVDQIAAAADVSPRTFFRYFATKEDVALCLPLDGLEVVLAELAARPAEEPPFTALSHALRSVVTMLEEGDLADRTRFLRAHELIDSTPALFAGHVRRMVENERRLIAEVARREGTHCDDLLAHFVVALFTAVTRVGFELCEPDGVPDLTALARHLEAALELAQRSLRPGWDRP from the coding sequence ATGGGCGGGACCGGCCTGCGCGAGCGCAAGAAGCAGAAGACACGACTGGCGCTGGTCGACGCCGCCCTCGCCATGTTCGCCGAGCAGGGCTACGAGACCACGACCGTCGACCAGATCGCGGCCGCCGCGGACGTCTCGCCCCGCACGTTCTTCCGCTACTTCGCGACCAAGGAGGACGTCGCCCTCTGCCTGCCCCTCGACGGCCTTGAGGTCGTGCTCGCCGAACTGGCCGCCAGGCCGGCGGAGGAACCGCCGTTCACCGCGCTCAGCCACGCCCTGCGCTCGGTGGTCACCATGTTAGAGGAGGGGGATCTCGCCGACCGCACCAGGTTCCTCAGAGCGCACGAGCTGATCGACTCCACCCCCGCGCTCTTCGCCGGGCACGTGCGGCGGATGGTGGAGAACGAGCGGCGGCTGATCGCCGAAGTCGCCCGGCGCGAGGGCACCCACTGCGACGACCTCCTCGCCCACTTCGTCGTCGCGCTCTTCACCGCCGTGACCCGGGTCGGCTTCGAGCTCTGCGAACCGGACGGCGTCCCCGACCTGACCGCCCTGGCCCGGCACCTGGAGGCGGCGCTCGAACTGGCCCAGCGCTCGTTGCGCCCCGGCTGGGACAGGCCCTAG
- a CDS encoding DUF3039 domain-containing protein — translation MSTKILPESDIRPDLSHGDGDHERFAHYVEKNKIMESAFSGTPVRALCGKVWVPNRDPQKFPVCPECKEIYEGLPKGEDNNNE, via the coding sequence GTGAGCACGAAGATTCTCCCTGAGAGTGACATCCGGCCGGACCTGTCGCACGGCGACGGCGACCACGAGCGGTTCGCCCACTACGTCGAGAAGAACAAGATCATGGAGAGCGCGTTCAGCGGCACCCCCGTGCGCGCGCTCTGCGGCAAGGTCTGGGTGCCGAACCGGGATCCGCAGAAGTTCCCGGTCTGTCCTGAATGCAAGGAAATCTACGAAGGGCTACCCAAGGGCGAAGACAACAACAACGAATGA
- a CDS encoding tetratricopeptide repeat protein, translated as MSPADFNRPGSLYGAVDLGARKQALEAQARRETAAHESGGTPVQVVYVDDANFATEVVERSMNSLVLLELTVTRAEQAKEYSLLLEKLSAENVGRWVLARVDVEASPQIAQALRVQNVPALYAIFQGQPVAVVPGIATEPQLRDWLSQLMEALAQYLPPDAGDAGDAVTEGEPQEAPVDPDVLAAEQAIDAGDLDGAVAAYERLLARSPNNEDAKLGLAGLGLIRRTQDVDPAEVEGRLADPADIDAQLLAADFEMLAGDVDSAFDRIIGVVRRTSGDDRDRARMHLLGLFDTLPADDPSIVRARRNLANALF; from the coding sequence ATGAGCCCAGCGGACTTCAATCGACCCGGATCGCTCTATGGTGCCGTGGACCTCGGCGCGCGCAAGCAGGCGCTGGAGGCGCAGGCGCGGCGGGAGACCGCGGCACACGAGAGCGGCGGCACCCCGGTGCAGGTCGTCTATGTCGATGACGCCAATTTCGCGACGGAAGTCGTCGAACGATCCATGAACAGCCTCGTGCTGCTGGAACTCACGGTGACCCGCGCCGAGCAGGCCAAGGAGTACAGCCTGCTGCTGGAGAAACTCTCCGCCGAGAACGTCGGCAGGTGGGTTCTGGCCCGGGTGGACGTCGAGGCCAGCCCGCAGATCGCGCAGGCGCTCCGGGTGCAGAACGTGCCAGCCCTGTACGCCATCTTCCAGGGACAGCCGGTGGCGGTCGTCCCCGGGATCGCCACCGAGCCGCAGCTGCGCGACTGGCTGTCGCAGCTCATGGAGGCGTTGGCGCAGTACCTCCCGCCGGACGCCGGGGACGCCGGGGACGCCGTGACCGAGGGAGAGCCGCAGGAGGCGCCGGTCGATCCGGACGTGCTCGCCGCCGAGCAGGCCATCGACGCCGGTGACCTCGACGGCGCCGTGGCCGCCTACGAGCGGCTGCTGGCGCGCTCTCCGAACAACGAGGACGCGAAGCTGGGCCTGGCCGGGCTCGGCCTGATCCGGCGGACCCAGGACGTCGACCCCGCCGAGGTCGAGGGCCGCCTGGCCGACCCCGCCGACATCGACGCCCAGCTGCTGGCAGCCGACTTCGAGATGCTCGCCGGCGATGTGGACAGTGCCTTCGACCGGATCATCGGGGTGGTCCGCCGGACCTCGGGCGACGATCGTGACCGGGCCAGGATGCACCTGCTCGGCCTGTTCGACACCCTTCCCGCCGACGACCCCTCCATCGTGCGCGCCCGCAGGAACCTGGCCAACGCACTGTTCTAA
- a CDS encoding zinc metalloprotease, giving the protein MAWRAIAAVSVCLFTAGAAPAVPALASAVTGPSAPPRSPGCDAVARQTASGRGPEPHAPAPPQVAEMLADLRRRQSGMRRGPWAPITVPTWVHVFTAGPLGARDGAVRDQIATLNAAYGGRFGGADTGIQFRLDGLTRTDNAAWFRAPLAYETAVKGERKGGAGTLNLYIAQLSQLVLGYSTYPYLYRSEPALDGVVIDWRTLPGGSLRNFDRGFTGVHEIGHWLGLLHTFENGCVPPGDQVADTPAEGRPTEGCPARKDTCKDDGDDPVRNFMDYTHDHCMSEFTAGQAARMHEMWAAYRGAEPDITLNR; this is encoded by the coding sequence ATGGCTTGGCGTGCGATCGCCGCTGTTTCGGTGTGCCTGTTCACAGCGGGCGCCGCTCCTGCCGTCCCCGCCCTGGCATCCGCTGTGACCGGGCCATCGGCCCCGCCCCGCTCCCCGGGATGTGACGCCGTCGCGCGGCAGACGGCCTCCGGACGCGGGCCCGAGCCGCACGCTCCGGCCCCGCCGCAGGTCGCGGAGATGCTCGCCGACCTGAGGCGGCGCCAGTCGGGGATGCGCCGCGGGCCATGGGCCCCGATCACGGTCCCCACCTGGGTGCACGTCTTCACCGCCGGCCCCCTGGGGGCACGGGACGGTGCGGTGCGCGACCAGATCGCCACCCTCAACGCCGCCTACGGCGGCCGGTTCGGCGGGGCGGACACCGGGATCCAGTTCCGGCTCGACGGTCTCACCCGGACCGACAACGCCGCCTGGTTCCGGGCGCCCCTCGCCTACGAGACGGCGGTGAAGGGGGAGCGCAAGGGTGGCGCCGGGACCCTCAACCTCTACATCGCCCAGCTCAGTCAGCTGGTCCTCGGTTACTCGACCTACCCCTACCTGTACCGGAGCGAGCCCGCGCTCGACGGTGTGGTCATCGACTGGCGCACCCTGCCCGGAGGGTCGCTGCGCAACTTCGACCGCGGGTTCACCGGGGTCCACGAGATCGGCCACTGGCTCGGGCTCCTGCACACCTTCGAGAACGGCTGCGTCCCCCCGGGTGACCAGGTGGCCGACACCCCGGCGGAGGGCAGGCCCACCGAGGGCTGTCCGGCACGCAAGGACACCTGCAAGGACGATGGCGACGACCCCGTCCGTAATTTCATGGACTACACCCACGATCACTGCATGTCGGAGTTCACCGCCGGCCAGGCCGCCAGGATGCACGAGATGTGGGCCGCATACCGTGGCGCGGAGCCGGACATTACCCTTAACAGGTGA